The following proteins are co-located in the Clavibacter capsici genome:
- the panB gene encoding 3-methyl-2-oxobutanoate hydroxymethyltransferase yields the protein MQSPDAAVTPPEPARLPSDPAAPPKRVRIRHFSRAKDEGLRITGLTSYDMLTAGIFDEAGIDFLLVGDSAGNTVLGYDTTVPVTVDELIPLARAVASSARRALVVADLPFGSYESGPDQALATAVRFMKESRAHAVKLEGGVRSAEQIRRVVSSGIPVMGHIGFTPQSEHGLGGHIIQGRGDAADALLADARAVQDAGAFAVVLEMVPQDVARRVTEELRIPTIGIGAGNGTDGQILVWTDFAGLTSGRVPRFVRRYADMRQVLLDAATRYRDDVVSGAFPAEAESYSD from the coding sequence ATGCAGAGCCCCGACGCTGCCGTCACCCCGCCCGAACCCGCCCGCCTCCCGTCGGACCCCGCCGCGCCGCCGAAGCGCGTGCGCATCCGCCACTTCTCCCGGGCCAAGGACGAGGGGCTCCGGATCACCGGGCTCACGAGCTACGACATGCTGACCGCCGGCATCTTCGACGAGGCCGGCATCGACTTCCTCCTCGTCGGCGACTCCGCCGGGAACACCGTGCTCGGCTACGACACCACCGTGCCCGTGACGGTCGACGAGCTGATCCCGCTCGCCCGAGCCGTCGCCTCGTCCGCCCGGCGCGCGCTCGTCGTCGCGGACCTGCCCTTCGGGTCCTACGAGTCCGGCCCCGACCAGGCGCTCGCCACCGCGGTGCGCTTCATGAAGGAGTCGCGCGCGCACGCCGTGAAGCTCGAGGGCGGCGTCCGCAGCGCCGAGCAGATCCGCCGCGTCGTCTCCTCCGGCATCCCCGTGATGGGCCACATCGGGTTCACGCCGCAGAGCGAGCACGGACTGGGCGGCCACATCATCCAGGGCCGCGGCGACGCCGCCGACGCGCTCCTCGCCGACGCGCGCGCCGTCCAGGACGCCGGGGCGTTCGCCGTGGTGCTCGAGATGGTGCCGCAGGACGTCGCGCGCCGGGTGACCGAGGAGCTGCGGATCCCGACGATCGGGATCGGCGCGGGGAACGGCACCGACGGGCAGATCCTCGTGTGGACCGACTTCGCCGGCCTCACGTCGGGACGCGTGCCGCGATTCGTGCGCCGCTACGCGGACATGCGCCAGGTGCTCCTGGACGCCGCGACCCGCTACCGGGACGACGTGGTCTCGGGCGCGTTCCCGGCCGAGGCGGAGAGCTACTCCGACTGA
- the aceE gene encoding pyruvate dehydrogenase (acetyl-transferring), homodimeric type → MTVNDQDPYSVNHTDQDPEETAEWNESLDGLVETQGRGRARDVMLSLLKRSKELHLGVPMVPTTDYINTIAPENEPDFPGDEDLERRYRAWIRWNAAVTVHRAQRPGIAVGGHIATYASSAALYEVGYNHFFRGQDHPGGGDQVFVQGHASPGTYARAFLEGRLSEHQLDGFRQEKSHEGGGLSSYPHPRLMPEFWQFPTVSMGLGPINAIYQAQANKYLTNRGIKDASDQQVWAFLGDGEMDEVESRGQLQVAANEKLDNLNFVINCNLQRLDGPVRGNGKIIQELESFFRGAGWNVIKVVWGREWDDLLARDTEGALLDLMNRTPDGDYQTFKAESGAYIRENFFGRDERTAKLVEGYSDDQIWNLKRGGHDYRKVYAAFKAASEHTGQPTVILAKTVKGYGLGPSFEGRNATHQMKKLTLDNLKQFRDEMRVPITDAQLEEDPYLPPYYHPGQDDEAIRYMQERRRALGGYSPERRTNHTAISLPDDSAYRISKKGSGTQEIATTMAFVRLLKDLIRAKDFGNRVVPIIPDEARTFGIDAFFPTAKIYNPNGQHYTSVDRELLLSYKESPQGQIVHVGINEAGALAAFTNLGTTYSTQGEPLIPIYVFYSMFGFQRTGDAIWAAGDQMARGFLIGATAGRTTLTGEGLQHADGHSLVLSATNPAVVAYDPAYAYEIGHIVRSGLERMYGGEHEDPNVMYYLTVYNEPIIHPAEPEGVDVDGIVRGVHKLKDGWVDGPKAQLMASGVAVPWALEAQQLLADDWGVSADVWSVTSWGELRRDGLAAEEHNLLHPHAETRVPYLEEKLRGAEGPFVAVTDFSHAVPDQIRQFVPGDYSTLGADGFGFSDTRPAARRFFAIDGPSMVVKTLQRLAKQGKVDQDAPKWAIDKYRLLDVNAGTTGSAGGEA, encoded by the coding sequence GTGACTGTCAACGACCAGGATCCGTACTCGGTGAACCACACCGACCAGGATCCGGAAGAGACCGCCGAATGGAACGAGTCGCTCGACGGGCTCGTCGAGACGCAGGGCCGGGGTCGCGCGCGCGACGTCATGCTCAGCCTCCTCAAGCGCTCGAAGGAGCTGCACCTCGGCGTGCCGATGGTCCCCACCACGGACTACATCAACACCATCGCGCCGGAGAACGAGCCCGACTTCCCGGGTGACGAGGACCTCGAGCGCCGCTACCGCGCGTGGATCCGCTGGAACGCGGCCGTCACGGTGCACCGGGCCCAGCGTCCCGGCATCGCGGTCGGCGGGCACATCGCCACGTACGCCTCCTCGGCCGCCCTCTACGAGGTCGGCTACAACCACTTCTTCCGCGGCCAGGACCACCCCGGCGGCGGCGACCAGGTCTTCGTCCAGGGCCACGCCTCCCCCGGCACCTACGCCCGCGCCTTCCTCGAGGGACGCCTGAGCGAGCACCAGCTCGACGGCTTCCGCCAGGAGAAGAGCCACGAGGGCGGCGGCCTCTCCTCGTACCCGCACCCCCGCCTCATGCCGGAGTTCTGGCAGTTCCCGACGGTGTCGATGGGCCTCGGCCCGATCAACGCGATCTACCAGGCGCAGGCCAACAAGTACCTCACCAACCGCGGCATCAAGGACGCGTCCGACCAGCAGGTCTGGGCGTTCCTGGGCGACGGCGAGATGGACGAGGTCGAGAGCCGCGGGCAGCTCCAGGTGGCGGCGAACGAGAAGCTCGACAACCTCAACTTCGTCATCAACTGCAACCTGCAGCGGCTCGACGGCCCGGTCCGCGGCAACGGCAAGATCATCCAGGAGCTCGAGAGCTTCTTCCGCGGCGCCGGCTGGAACGTCATCAAGGTCGTCTGGGGCCGCGAGTGGGACGACCTGCTCGCCCGCGACACCGAGGGCGCCCTGCTCGACCTCATGAACCGCACGCCCGACGGCGACTACCAGACCTTCAAGGCCGAGAGCGGCGCCTACATCCGCGAGAACTTCTTCGGGCGCGACGAGCGCACCGCGAAGCTCGTCGAGGGCTACTCGGACGACCAGATCTGGAACCTCAAGCGCGGCGGACACGACTACCGCAAGGTCTACGCGGCGTTCAAGGCGGCGAGCGAGCACACGGGCCAGCCCACGGTGATCCTCGCCAAGACGGTGAAGGGCTACGGCCTCGGACCGAGCTTCGAGGGCCGCAACGCGACCCACCAGATGAAGAAGCTCACGCTCGACAACCTCAAGCAGTTCCGCGACGAGATGCGCGTGCCGATCACGGACGCCCAGCTCGAGGAGGACCCGTACCTGCCGCCGTACTACCACCCCGGCCAGGACGACGAGGCGATCCGGTACATGCAGGAGCGTCGCCGCGCCCTCGGCGGGTACTCCCCCGAGCGCCGCACGAACCACACGGCCATCTCGCTGCCCGACGACTCGGCGTACCGCATCTCGAAGAAGGGCTCCGGCACGCAGGAGATCGCCACGACCATGGCGTTCGTCCGGCTGCTGAAGGACCTGATCCGCGCGAAGGACTTCGGCAACCGCGTCGTCCCGATCATCCCGGACGAGGCCCGCACCTTCGGCATCGACGCCTTCTTCCCGACGGCGAAGATCTACAACCCGAACGGCCAGCACTACACGTCGGTCGACCGCGAGCTGCTGCTGTCCTACAAGGAGAGCCCGCAGGGCCAGATCGTGCACGTGGGCATCAACGAGGCGGGCGCCCTCGCGGCGTTCACCAACCTCGGCACCACGTACTCGACGCAGGGCGAGCCGCTCATCCCGATCTACGTCTTCTACTCGATGTTCGGGTTCCAGCGCACGGGCGACGCGATCTGGGCGGCGGGCGACCAGATGGCGCGCGGCTTCCTCATCGGCGCCACCGCCGGGCGCACCACGCTCACGGGCGAGGGCCTCCAGCACGCGGACGGCCACTCGCTCGTCCTGTCGGCGACGAACCCCGCGGTCGTCGCCTACGACCCGGCGTACGCCTACGAGATCGGGCACATCGTGCGCTCCGGCCTCGAGCGGATGTACGGCGGCGAGCACGAGGACCCGAACGTCATGTACTACCTCACGGTGTACAACGAGCCGATCATCCACCCGGCCGAGCCCGAGGGCGTGGACGTGGACGGGATCGTCCGCGGCGTCCACAAGCTCAAGGACGGCTGGGTCGACGGCCCCAAGGCGCAGCTGATGGCCTCCGGCGTCGCCGTGCCGTGGGCGCTCGAGGCGCAGCAGCTCCTCGCCGACGACTGGGGCGTGTCCGCCGACGTGTGGTCCGTCACCTCGTGGGGCGAGCTGCGGCGCGACGGCCTCGCTGCGGAGGAGCACAACCTCCTGCACCCGCACGCCGAGACCCGGGTCCCGTACCTGGAGGAGAAGCTGCGCGGCGCCGAGGGCCCGTTCGTCGCGGTCACCGACTTCTCGCACGCGGTGCCCGACCAGATCCGCCAGTTCGTCCCCGGCGACTACTCGACGCTCGGCGCCGACGGCTTCGGCTTCTCGGACACGCGTCCGGCCGCCCGCCGCTTCTTCGCCATCGACGGTCCGTCGATGGTCGTGAAGACGCTCCAGCGCCTCGCGAAGCAGGGCAAGGTCGACCAGGACGCGCCGAAGTGGGCGATCGACAAGTACCGCCTGCTCGACGTGAACGCCGGCACCACCGGGTCGGCCGGCGGCGAGGCGTGA
- the ppgK gene encoding polyphosphate--glucose phosphotransferase: MSDDATTAIGIDIGGTGIKGAIVDVTTGELRSERVKLPTPQGGEPEDIVATVEQIIDALGDVPAGTPLGVCFPAAIVHGTTMSAANVSPTWIGLEAEKLFEERLGLEITFVNDADAAGYAEARYGAAKDVRGLVIMTTLGTGIGTALIHDGVLIPNAELGHMDVAGRRDFERRASYAAKERAHLNWKRWAARLQVYYGQLEKLMWPELFIVGGGVSKNHKHFLPLLRLRTPIVPAELRNNAGIMGAAALAAHAVGASTHAPASDLVDKTKPED, encoded by the coding sequence ATGAGCGACGACGCGACGACCGCAATCGGCATCGACATCGGCGGGACCGGGATCAAGGGCGCCATCGTCGACGTGACGACCGGCGAGCTGCGGAGCGAGCGCGTGAAGCTGCCCACGCCGCAGGGCGGCGAGCCCGAGGACATCGTGGCGACCGTCGAGCAGATCATCGACGCCCTCGGCGACGTGCCCGCGGGCACGCCGCTCGGCGTGTGCTTCCCGGCCGCGATCGTGCACGGCACGACCATGTCGGCCGCGAACGTCTCCCCCACGTGGATCGGCCTGGAGGCCGAGAAGCTGTTCGAGGAGCGGCTCGGCCTCGAGATCACGTTCGTCAACGACGCGGACGCGGCCGGCTACGCCGAGGCCCGCTACGGCGCCGCCAAGGACGTGCGCGGCCTCGTGATCATGACGACGCTCGGCACGGGCATCGGCACCGCCCTCATCCACGACGGCGTCCTCATCCCGAACGCCGAGCTCGGCCACATGGACGTCGCCGGGCGCCGTGACTTCGAGCGCCGCGCCTCGTACGCCGCCAAGGAGCGCGCGCACCTCAACTGGAAGCGCTGGGCCGCGCGGCTGCAGGTGTACTACGGCCAGCTCGAGAAGCTGATGTGGCCGGAGCTGTTCATCGTCGGCGGCGGCGTCTCCAAGAACCACAAGCACTTCCTGCCGCTCCTGCGCCTCCGCACGCCCATCGTGCCGGCGGAGCTGCGCAACAACGCGGGCATCATGGGCGCCGCGGCCCTCGCCGCGCACGCGGTGGGCGCGAGCACGCACGCCCCCGCCTCCGACCTCGTCGACAAGACGAAGCCCGAGGACTGA
- a CDS encoding TetR/AcrR family transcriptional regulator C-terminal domain-containing protein — protein sequence MAEARGGRGHTRDDVARAALRILDEHGLPDLTMRRLAAVLEVQPSALYWHFPDKQGLLAEVADRIVAEAEEHRPRRPAGERPWDERVRDRAAALRAALLAHRDGAEVVASTTVLGLGSSTARQALADAVAASGAGEADTARAAAAILHFVLGHVAHEQQRDQLARLGLVHPEPSARTRRESADGFRFGVDLLVRGLADLRTDG from the coding sequence ATGGCGGAGGCGCGCGGCGGCAGGGGGCACACGCGCGACGACGTGGCCCGGGCCGCCCTGCGGATCCTCGACGAGCACGGCCTCCCCGACCTCACGATGCGGCGCCTGGCCGCCGTGCTCGAGGTGCAGCCGAGCGCGCTCTACTGGCACTTCCCGGACAAGCAGGGCCTGCTCGCGGAGGTCGCGGACCGGATCGTCGCCGAGGCGGAGGAGCACCGACCGCGTCGACCGGCCGGCGAGCGACCGTGGGACGAGCGCGTGCGCGACCGGGCCGCCGCGTTGCGCGCGGCGCTCCTCGCCCACCGCGACGGCGCGGAGGTCGTCGCGAGCACGACGGTCCTCGGCCTCGGCTCCTCGACGGCCCGTCAGGCGCTGGCTGACGCCGTGGCCGCGAGCGGAGCCGGCGAGGCGGACACCGCGCGCGCGGCTGCGGCGATCCTGCACTTCGTGCTCGGCCACGTGGCCCACGAGCAGCAGCGGGACCAGCTGGCGCGGCTCGGGCTCGTGCACCCGGAGCCCTCGGCGCGCACCCGACGCGAGTCCGCCGACGGCTTCCGCTTCGGGGTGGACCTGCTCGTGCGAGGTCTCGCCGACCTGCGGACGGACGGGTAG
- a CDS encoding Nif3-like dinuclear metal center hexameric protein: MTSTLADAVRAVEGAWPPAGASDWDASGLVSGDPRRPVRRIHLAVDAVRATVDEAVEADADLLLVHHPLLLRGVTTIAETGCKGALLADLVRADCALYAAHTTADVVEDGTSGRLAALLGLLPETLRPLEPAEGGVRGIGRVGDLPAPTTLGRLAGELARILPPTATGIRAAGAYDAPITRVALCGGAGDSLLGAPEVQAADVYITSDLRHHPASEAREAAVQRGGGPCLIDTSHWASEWLWLDAAADTLRQALPDVEVTVSDIRTDPWDFVVTQ, encoded by the coding sequence GTGACATCCACCCTCGCCGACGCCGTCCGAGCCGTCGAGGGCGCGTGGCCCCCCGCCGGCGCATCCGACTGGGATGCCTCCGGCCTCGTCAGCGGCGATCCGCGTCGTCCCGTGCGGCGGATCCACCTGGCCGTCGACGCGGTGCGCGCGACCGTGGACGAGGCGGTCGAGGCCGACGCCGACCTGCTGCTGGTGCACCACCCGCTGCTCCTGCGCGGCGTGACGACCATCGCCGAGACCGGCTGCAAGGGCGCGCTCCTCGCCGACCTCGTGCGCGCCGACTGCGCGCTGTACGCCGCGCACACCACCGCCGACGTCGTGGAGGACGGCACGTCCGGCCGGCTCGCAGCCCTGCTCGGCCTGCTCCCCGAGACGCTCCGCCCCCTCGAGCCCGCGGAGGGCGGCGTCCGCGGCATCGGCCGGGTCGGCGACCTGCCCGCGCCCACCACCTTGGGCCGACTGGCCGGCGAGCTCGCGCGGATCCTCCCGCCCACGGCCACGGGGATCCGCGCCGCCGGCGCCTACGACGCGCCGATCACCCGCGTCGCGCTGTGCGGCGGCGCTGGCGACTCGCTCCTCGGCGCCCCCGAGGTGCAGGCGGCCGACGTCTACATCACCTCCGACCTCCGGCACCACCCGGCGAGCGAGGCCCGCGAGGCCGCCGTGCAGCGCGGGGGCGGACCCTGCCTCATCGACACGTCGCACTGGGCCAGCGAGTGGCTCTGGCTCGACGCCGCCGCGGACACGCTGCGCCAGGCGCTGCCGGACGTCGAGGTGACCGTGAGCGACATCCGCACCGACCCCTGGGACTTCGTCGTCACCCAGTGA
- a CDS encoding energy-coupling factor ABC transporter ATP-binding protein, whose translation MTAALRLDGVGVRLGDVDVLADVSLDLDARTVAVIGENGSGKSTFARLVGGLVPRSSGEVRVLGLDPARDARELRRRVALVFSNPDAQIVMPTVREDVAFSLRSERLARDESAARVADALARFGLADLAGRPSHDLSGGQKQLLALAGAFVRQPELVIADEPTAYLDARNARRVADHLFEEGHRLVLVTHDLDVARRCDAAVLFAGGRLTRVGTPVEVVAAYEALLG comes from the coding sequence GTGACCGCCGCCCTCCGCCTCGACGGCGTCGGCGTGCGCCTCGGCGACGTCGACGTCCTCGCCGACGTCTCGCTCGACCTCGACGCCCGCACCGTCGCCGTGATCGGCGAGAACGGATCGGGCAAGAGCACGTTCGCGCGGCTGGTCGGCGGGCTCGTGCCGCGCTCGTCCGGCGAGGTCCGCGTGCTGGGCCTGGATCCCGCGCGCGACGCCCGGGAGCTGCGGCGCCGGGTCGCGCTGGTCTTCAGCAACCCGGACGCGCAGATCGTCATGCCCACGGTGCGCGAGGACGTCGCGTTCTCGCTGCGGTCGGAACGGCTCGCGCGCGACGAGTCCGCCGCCCGGGTCGCGGACGCGCTCGCCCGCTTCGGGCTGGCCGACCTGGCCGGCCGGCCGTCGCACGACCTGTCCGGCGGCCAGAAGCAGCTGCTGGCGCTCGCGGGCGCATTCGTCCGCCAGCCGGAGCTCGTGATCGCCGACGAGCCCACCGCGTACCTCGACGCGCGCAACGCCCGGCGCGTGGCCGACCACCTCTTCGAGGAGGGCCACCGCCTCGTGCTGGTGACCCACGACCTCGACGTCGCCCGCCGCTGCGACGCGGCCGTGCTGTTCGCGGGCGGCCGCCTGACCCGCGTCGGGACGCCCGTCGAGGTCGTCGCCGCGTACGAGGCGCTGCTCGGATGA
- a CDS encoding peroxiredoxin → MALANDTQAPDFELANQYGERVRLSEYRGHRAVALVFFPLAFSGTCTGEMCQLEENLGMFADSRVELIGISVDSKHTLRAWAQQQGIDFQLLADFWPHGQVAKEYGVFLEEKGFANRATFLIDTRGIIRRSFITAPGEARELEAYRSAIRDLALVPA, encoded by the coding sequence ATGGCCCTGGCCAACGACACACAGGCTCCCGACTTCGAGCTCGCCAACCAGTACGGCGAGCGGGTCCGGTTGAGCGAGTACCGCGGCCACCGCGCGGTCGCCCTCGTCTTCTTCCCCCTCGCCTTCTCCGGCACCTGCACGGGGGAGATGTGCCAGCTCGAGGAGAACCTCGGCATGTTCGCCGACAGCCGCGTGGAGCTCATCGGCATCAGCGTCGACAGCAAGCACACGCTGCGCGCGTGGGCCCAGCAGCAGGGCATCGACTTCCAGCTCCTGGCCGACTTCTGGCCCCACGGCCAGGTCGCCAAGGAGTACGGCGTGTTCCTGGAGGAGAAGGGCTTCGCGAACCGCGCGACCTTCCTCATCGACACCCGCGGCATCATCCGCCGCAGCTTCATCACCGCGCCCGGCGAGGCCCGTGAGCTCGAGGCGTACCGCTCGGCGATCCGCGACCTGGCGCTCGTCCCGGCGTGA
- a CDS encoding biotin transporter BioY has product MTTSPTAPPERASRVDATDLARVAVLAAVIAVLGLPGGISVLGGVPITAQTLGVMLAGAILGPWLGALCILVLLALVAVGLPLLSGGTGGIGVFAGPTAGYLVGWVLGALVVGALVHLGGRKPALVRTAVAMVTGGILAIYAVGIPVQSAVTRLPLLETVYTSLVFVPGDLVKAAIATGIVMTLVRGYPRAFRRRAGWTPAVPRASATTTA; this is encoded by the coding sequence ATGACCACGTCCCCGACCGCCCCGCCGGAGCGCGCGTCCCGCGTGGACGCCACCGACCTGGCCCGCGTGGCCGTCCTGGCCGCGGTGATCGCCGTGCTCGGGCTGCCGGGCGGCATCAGCGTCCTCGGCGGCGTGCCCATCACGGCGCAGACCCTGGGCGTGATGCTCGCCGGGGCGATCCTCGGTCCGTGGCTGGGCGCCCTCTGCATCCTGGTGCTGCTGGCGCTCGTCGCCGTCGGCCTGCCTCTCCTCTCCGGCGGCACGGGCGGGATCGGCGTCTTCGCCGGGCCGACCGCGGGCTACCTCGTCGGCTGGGTGCTCGGCGCCCTCGTCGTCGGCGCGCTGGTCCACCTCGGCGGGCGGAAGCCCGCCCTCGTCCGCACCGCCGTCGCCATGGTGACCGGCGGCATCCTCGCGATCTACGCCGTCGGGATCCCCGTGCAGAGCGCCGTCACGCGCCTCCCGCTCCTCGAGACCGTCTACACGAGCCTCGTCTTCGTCCCGGGCGACCTGGTCAAGGCCGCCATCGCCACGGGCATCGTGATGACACTCGTGCGCGGCTACCCGCGCGCCTTCCGCCGTCGGGCCGGGTGGACCCCCGCCGTCCCGCGGGCGTCCGCCACGACGACCGCGTGA
- a CDS encoding energy-coupling factor transporter transmembrane component T encodes MTAAGRAPGRLARMRTGPKALLLAAAVLGVSLLPSTWAGAGIAATVAVVAYAAAGLGDGALGLRALASQLRAVRLLLLFTLACQALLLGPEPAVANTARVATAVAIPGLLVLTTSTTALLDAVERGLRPLGRLGVDTERIALLLTVTVSTVPVLARLAGDVRDAQRARGGRDGLRTFVVPFLVVALKHADDLGDALTARGVR; translated from the coding sequence ATGACGGCGGCCGGGCGCGCCCCGGGACGTCTCGCCCGCATGCGCACGGGGCCGAAGGCGCTCCTCCTGGCCGCCGCCGTGCTCGGGGTCTCGCTCCTCCCGTCGACCTGGGCGGGCGCGGGCATCGCGGCGACGGTGGCCGTGGTCGCCTACGCCGCCGCGGGCCTCGGCGACGGCGCCCTGGGGCTCCGCGCCCTGGCGTCGCAGCTGCGGGCCGTGCGGCTCCTCCTCCTGTTCACGCTCGCCTGCCAGGCGCTGCTGCTCGGTCCCGAGCCGGCGGTCGCCAACACCGCCCGCGTGGCGACGGCCGTCGCCATCCCCGGGCTCCTCGTGCTCACGACCTCGACCACCGCGCTCCTCGACGCCGTCGAGCGCGGCCTCCGTCCGCTGGGACGGCTGGGGGTCGACACCGAGCGGATCGCGCTCCTCCTGACCGTCACGGTGTCGACGGTGCCCGTCCTCGCCCGGCTGGCCGGGGACGTCCGGGACGCCCAGCGCGCCCGAGGCGGACGCGACGGGCTGCGCACCTTCGTCGTCCCCTTCCTCGTGGTCGCGCTCAAGCACGCGGACGACCTCGGCGATGCCCTGACGGCGCGCGGCGTCCGCTGA
- a CDS encoding zinc ribbon domain-containing protein has protein sequence MKADPSIQKELLDLQEIDTRLTHLKRQLAQLPQLARIDALQREMELVRRRLGERTGVVEDAQTELARIESDVAVVQARMDRDRSRIEAGGSPKDVQALERELESLLRRRDTLEEVELEVMQRLEEAQAAQAEVVVERDALADRLAAVEAERDAAAVELRVQAEQAQKDRDALAPRFPEDLLALYEKQRARYGVGAAMLHRGISLGSNIALHQSDLDALRKRAPDDVVIDPESNAILVRTDESGL, from the coding sequence ATGAAAGCCGATCCGAGCATCCAGAAGGAGCTCCTCGACCTGCAGGAGATCGACACCCGGCTCACGCACCTGAAGCGCCAGCTCGCGCAGCTCCCGCAGCTGGCGCGGATCGACGCCCTCCAGCGCGAGATGGAGCTCGTCCGCCGTCGGCTCGGCGAGCGGACCGGCGTCGTCGAGGACGCGCAGACGGAGCTCGCGCGCATCGAGTCCGACGTCGCCGTGGTCCAGGCGCGCATGGACCGCGACCGCTCCCGCATCGAGGCCGGCGGCAGCCCGAAGGACGTGCAGGCCCTCGAGCGCGAGCTCGAGTCGCTCCTGCGCCGCCGGGACACGCTCGAGGAGGTCGAGCTCGAGGTGATGCAGCGCCTCGAGGAGGCGCAGGCCGCGCAGGCGGAGGTGGTCGTCGAGCGCGACGCGCTGGCCGACCGACTCGCCGCGGTCGAGGCCGAGCGCGACGCCGCGGCCGTCGAGCTGCGCGTGCAGGCCGAGCAGGCGCAGAAGGACCGCGACGCGCTCGCGCCCCGGTTCCCCGAGGACCTCCTCGCGCTCTACGAGAAGCAGCGCGCCCGCTACGGCGTCGGCGCGGCCATGCTGCACCGCGGCATCTCCCTCGGCAGCAACATCGCCCTGCACCAGAGCGACCTCGACGCGCTCCGCAAGCGCGCCCCCGACGACGTGGTCATCGACCCCGAGAGCAACGCGATCCTCGTGCGCACGGACGAGTCCGGCCTCTGA
- a CDS encoding DUF1345 domain-containing protein, giving the protein MPIHPSRRTVAEPRWPAGVGVLVAVVLYGIAPTAVPTAVRIAVVLIAVALLVPLVALNPRRLARETAWSRGLGLALGGLLLVANQVSLVVLVVALVDASEAGPELLLTALQVWTTNVLAFALVYWEMDRGGPVARRSHARAALAPADFRFPQDEDAGAVSEVARRSSEHADWVPGFVDYAYFSLTNSMAYSPTDVMPLSHRAKGLMALQAFAGFVILALVIARAVNILS; this is encoded by the coding sequence GTGCCCATCCACCCCTCGCGCCGCACGGTCGCGGAGCCCCGCTGGCCCGCCGGCGTCGGCGTCCTCGTGGCCGTCGTCCTCTACGGGATCGCGCCGACCGCGGTGCCGACCGCGGTTCGGATCGCCGTGGTGCTGATCGCCGTCGCCCTGCTCGTGCCCCTGGTCGCCCTCAACCCGCGGCGCCTGGCCCGCGAGACGGCGTGGTCGCGAGGTCTCGGGCTCGCGCTCGGCGGCCTGCTGCTGGTCGCGAACCAGGTGAGCCTCGTGGTGCTGGTGGTCGCCCTCGTCGACGCCTCGGAGGCGGGTCCCGAGCTGCTGCTCACGGCGCTCCAGGTCTGGACGACGAACGTCCTGGCCTTCGCGCTCGTCTACTGGGAGATGGACCGGGGTGGCCCGGTGGCGCGCCGCTCCCACGCCCGGGCCGCGCTCGCCCCCGCCGACTTCCGCTTCCCCCAGGACGAGGACGCCGGCGCCGTGTCCGAGGTCGCCCGGCGCTCGTCCGAGCACGCGGACTGGGTCCCCGGGTTCGTCGACTACGCGTACTTCTCGCTGACGAACTCGATGGCCTACAGCCCCACCGACGTCATGCCGCTCTCGCATCGCGCCAAGGGCCTCATGGCCCTGCAGGCGTTCGCGGGGTTCGTGATCCTCGCCCTGGTCATCGCCCGCGCCGTCAACATCCTCAGCTGA